Genomic window (Arcobacter aquimarinus):
AGCTCCACTATCTTTTACCTCTTCTAAAATATCTAAAACTTCTAAAGCAGCAGATGTTACAAGATAGTTTCCTCCAAAAGTAGAACCATGGTCACCTGGACTAAAAATATCTTTTAAAGTAGTCATAATAGCTCCAATTGGAACACCACCACCTAGACCTTTTGCAAGTGTTACAATATCAGGTTCAATCTCATAAAGATTTGATGCTAAAAATTCACCAGTTCTAAAAACACCTGTTTGAACTTCATCGATGATTAATAAAATATCATTTTCTTTTAAAAATTTTGCTAATTCTTGAATCTCTTTTTTATCAAATGGCTGAACTCCACCTTCACCTTGAACAAGTTCAATCATAACAGCAACTGTTTCATTATCTATTGCATTGTAAATATCATCTATTCTATTATGATATGAAAAACCATCAGGATATGGAGCAAAATTTGGAGTATGCATTGATTCTTGACCAGTTGCTTTTACTGTTGTGATAGTTCTTCCATGAAAAGAGTGCTCTAGTGTGATAACTTTATATCTTTTATTTTCAAATTTAGTTTCACCATATTTTCTAGCAATTTTTATAGCACCTTCATTTGCTTCAGCACCACTATTTGAGAAAAAAGTTCTAATATCATAACCACTTAACTCTTTTAATTTTTTAGCAAGTTTTGCTTGTGGTTCAATTGCGTATAAATTTGAAATATGTGTGATATTTAAAATTTGTTCATAAATTTTATCTGCTACTCTTTTATTACCATGTCCAACGCTACAAACAGCAATTCCTGATGTGAAATCTATGTAATCTTTATCATTTTCATCAAATAAAGTTGCGTTTATACCTTTTTTGAAATTAACATAATTTCTAGCATATGTATGTAAAACATACTCTTTATCCATTTGTTCTAATAGTTCGTTCATTTTTTTCCTAAAAAACTAGATTATTTTTAAGGGCAAATTATATCTAAAATATTTAAACCAATCATTAATAATTATTCATTAATAGCTTGACTTAGATATCTATTTAAATCAAATAATCCATATTCTAAAAAATCATACTTTTTAAATTCTTTATCGAACCAATCAAAAACTTCCCAAAAGTTTGGATTAGCCCTATTAATAGCATATTTTAGTATTTTTTTATCATCTTCACTTGAGTTGTAATTTTGTAGTAAATTAAAAAATTCATCTAAGTCATTTTGTTTTACAACCATAAAAAGATTTGGATAAGAGCCTATAAACCCTTCAACAAAATTTATTCTATCTTTCGTTGGGTCAAGTCTTGATTTTTCATCAAAAAGTAGGGCTACATTATTATGCCATCTATTTACTACCATTGAATAAACTAGATTTTGACCTGAATTTAACTCTATTTTAATAAATGCTACATTTGATTTTTCACCATTAAAATGTTTTATTAACTCAGAACTATTTGGTAAAGTTAGAGTTTTAAAACTCTCTTCAATTTCTTGTTTTGTATTATAAAATTCTTTTATTTCACTTCTTTTATAATCATCTTCGATAAAATTTATTGAATCTCTTTTATTATTTGTATAATTTAAAACTTTGTTTACAAACTCTTTTTTAAAATCTTTAGTTTCATATTTTATATTAACATTATTATTTGAAGGTGTATAAACTGTTAAATATTGAGCTAACCAACCAATATACCAAGAATTAAAATAATTAATTCTTGAATCTTTTGGTAGAAATTCTAAGAAATTACTCTCTCCTTCAATTCTTAATCTATCCATATGAGTTCGCACCAAAAGCTGATGAGCTGTATTTCCAAATATATCAAAACCTGCAACTAATGAATAATAAATTCTTTCTAATAGTGGAAAATCAATAACCCATAAAGTCTTAGGAATATCCCCTAAAGCACCTTTATGAACTGATGCAGAGTCAAAATGTCTATAAATTGTCAAAATAGAATCATTTTGTTCTTTTTTATTTCCTTTCCAAATAGCATCAATATTTAATCCATTAGGATAATGTTGATTATAAATTGAACCTCTATTTTTGTGGTATTTTTTAGCTAACTCATAATTATCTAAAGCTTTAAAAGTTTTGTATAAACTAGGATCTTCTCCATACTCATTTGGGATTGATAAATTTGGAATATTATTATGTAAAAAATATTTATCTTGCAGACTTAAATCATATTTTGGATCCATAAACATAACCCAAAAATGATCTTGAATAACATTTAATGCAATTTGCCCTTTACAAACAGGTCCTCTAATAAAAGTCATAATAATATAGTGAATATCATCAAGTAAAAATTGGTATCTGCTACTTGCTGGAATTTGTTCAAAAGTTCTTAAAGCATTTGCAGAAATTTTACTATCGTATGGAGGTAAATATGGTTTTTGATCCCAAATTGCTTTAATAAAAAGTTCATTATATCTTTCCAATTTTTTATCATCTAATTTATAAACCATATGTGTTTTATGAACAATTGTTGATTCTATTTTTTTAAATCTATAATAAAAAGGTTCTTCTACTTTATCATAAGGAAATCTAGTTGCTATGATTTTAGGTTCTTGATTTGTTGGAGTAGTTGAACGAATTAGTTCAAAAAAATTTCCACTTTTTTCATCAAAAGATATATGTGCTAGAAACAGATGCTCATAGATATATCTTGAAGTTACTTGATGTTTTATATTTTTGTTATTAAGAAATTCCTCGAATTTTTTAATTTGTTTTTTTTCGAAATTAGTTATTTCATCTTTTTTTGTATCATCTATAGCACCTTGTTTTAACCAAGTCATTAAAAGATTGTATTCTTCTTTTTTAAGTGCTGGAAATCCATAGGGCATTCCTTTATGAGGATTTTCATCAAAATATTTTGCTAATTCATCTTTATTTTTTACACAGCTTAACTTATCAGTTTCAGGAGAATATTCTCCAATATTTAAAGGATTTGTTTGTTTTTGGAAAAGATATTGCATCATAATAGATTCATTTGAATCTTCTAAAAAATCAACAACAGAAAAAAATCCTTTTTCTCTCCACTCTTTTTCACTTGTTGCATCAATAAATAATCTTGTAGGATTATCAGCTCTTAATCTATTTGCATAAATATCAGCTTTTGAGCCTCCTCTTTCTATCCCTTCAAAAGAAGAGAGTTTTAATTGACAAGGTGAGTTATAGCACGAATGACAAGAAACACATCGATTATCTAATATTGGTTTTATATCTTTTATAAATGATATTTCTTTATTTACTGTTTCAAATTGTACGGGTTCAAGTGGTTTAATTGAACAAGCTGTAAATAAAAAAGTAATTAAAAAAAATAGTATATGTTTGATTTTCATAAAAATTCCCAAAAAAGTAAAGTTTTACATTATACAGAAAAGTTTTATTTTTTAAAGAGCTTTTTGCTAAAATCCAAACTAAAATTAAAGGAAAAAAATGCAACACTTGATTAGAACTTCCGATTTTACAAAAGAAGAGATTTTAGATATTTTTGATGATGCTAGAGGTTTTTTAGATTTTAAACCTTGTGATATTTTAAAAGGTAAAATTATTGTTACTTTGTTTTTTGAAAACTCTACAAGAACTAGAAGCTCATTTGAAATTGCTGCAAAAAGGTTAGGAGCAGAGGTTGTAAATCTTGATGTTGGAACATCTTCACAAAAAAAAGGTGAGACGATGTATGATACAGTTGCAAATATAAATGCAATGAAACCTGATGCAATTATTATTAGACATAGTGAATGTGGTTTACCTGAAAGTTTAATAGGATATGTTGATTGTCCAATTATAAATGCAGGTGATGGAAGACATTCTCATCCTACTCAAGCTTTTCTTGATTTGTTTACAATTTATGAATACTTTGATGGAGAAACTGAAGGTAAAAAAATTGCTATTGTTGGAGATGTTAGAAATTCAAGGGTTGCAGGAAGTAATAGAAGATTACTTCCTAGATTTGGAATAGATGTAAATTTAGTTGCTCCTGATTGTTTTAAATATGAAGGAGATGAATTTAAACAGTTTAATACTGTTGGTGAAGTAATAGATGATATGGATATTGTAATGAGTTTAAGAAGTCAGTTGGAAAGACATAACATTACATATTTTGAATCTTTACAAGAATATGCAAGAGATTTTTGTATAACTTCTGAATTGATGGATAGAAAAGAGTTTTTACTTTTACATCCAGGTCCAGTGAATAGAAATATAGATATTTCAGATGATGCTTTAAAACATCCAAGATGTAAAGTTCTTGAGCAAGTTACAAATGGTGTTGCTATTCGTGCTGCTATTCTTAAAAAATTAATACTAAAATAAGATTTGAGTAAACAACTAATAAAAGATAAATTAAATAAATTTGGCTCTTTAAAAGAGCCATTTTTATTTGTACTATCATATGACTTGAATAAGTTTTATATTGAAAAACTATCATCTCTTCCTCGTGATATAAAATTTCAAATAAATGAAAATCAAGATATAAGTAATATGACTAAAAAAATTGATTTACAAAAATTGCCTATATCATTTTTAGAGTATAAAAAGAAATTTGATATTTTACAAGAAGAGATAAAAAA
Coding sequences:
- a CDS encoding aspartate aminotransferase family protein, coding for MNELLEQMDKEYVLHTYARNYVNFKKGINATLFDENDKDYIDFTSGIAVCSVGHGNKRVADKIYEQILNITHISNLYAIEPQAKLAKKLKELSGYDIRTFFSNSGAEANEGAIKIARKYGETKFENKRYKVITLEHSFHGRTITTVKATGQESMHTPNFAPYPDGFSYHNRIDDIYNAIDNETVAVMIELVQGEGGVQPFDKKEIQELAKFLKENDILLIIDEVQTGVFRTGEFLASNLYEIEPDIVTLAKGLGGGVPIGAIMTTLKDIFSPGDHGSTFGGNYLVTSAALEVLDILEEVKDSGALDETIIYFNTKLNEIYENNKEFFTDNVGLGLMRGLRVKDADTLALIIKTAFENGVLVLKAGKNTLRLLPALTISKEEINEGFKRLQNALDKIKQG
- a CDS encoding fatty acid cis/trans isomerase produces the protein MKIKHILFFLITFLFTACSIKPLEPVQFETVNKEISFIKDIKPILDNRCVSCHSCYNSPCQLKLSSFEGIERGGSKADIYANRLRADNPTRLFIDATSEKEWREKGFFSVVDFLEDSNESIMMQYLFQKQTNPLNIGEYSPETDKLSCVKNKDELAKYFDENPHKGMPYGFPALKKEEYNLLMTWLKQGAIDDTKKDEITNFEKKQIKKFEEFLNNKNIKHQVTSRYIYEHLFLAHISFDEKSGNFFELIRSTTPTNQEPKIIATRFPYDKVEEPFYYRFKKIESTIVHKTHMVYKLDDKKLERYNELFIKAIWDQKPYLPPYDSKISANALRTFEQIPASSRYQFLLDDIHYIIMTFIRGPVCKGQIALNVIQDHFWVMFMDPKYDLSLQDKYFLHNNIPNLSIPNEYGEDPSLYKTFKALDNYELAKKYHKNRGSIYNQHYPNGLNIDAIWKGNKKEQNDSILTIYRHFDSASVHKGALGDIPKTLWVIDFPLLERIYYSLVAGFDIFGNTAHQLLVRTHMDRLRIEGESNFLEFLPKDSRINYFNSWYIGWLAQYLTVYTPSNNNVNIKYETKDFKKEFVNKVLNYTNNKRDSINFIEDDYKRSEIKEFYNTKQEIEESFKTLTLPNSSELIKHFNGEKSNVAFIKIELNSGQNLVYSMVVNRWHNNVALLFDEKSRLDPTKDRINFVEGFIGSYPNLFMVVKQNDLDEFFNLLQNYNSSEDDKKILKYAINRANPNFWEVFDWFDKEFKKYDFLEYGLFDLNRYLSQAINE
- a CDS encoding aspartate carbamoyltransferase catalytic subunit produces the protein MQHLIRTSDFTKEEILDIFDDARGFLDFKPCDILKGKIIVTLFFENSTRTRSSFEIAAKRLGAEVVNLDVGTSSQKKGETMYDTVANINAMKPDAIIIRHSECGLPESLIGYVDCPIINAGDGRHSHPTQAFLDLFTIYEYFDGETEGKKIAIVGDVRNSRVAGSNRRLLPRFGIDVNLVAPDCFKYEGDEFKQFNTVGEVIDDMDIVMSLRSQLERHNITYFESLQEYARDFCITSELMDRKEFLLLHPGPVNRNIDISDDALKHPRCKVLEQVTNGVAIRAAILKKLILK